From the genome of Phaeodactylum tricornutum CCAP 1055/1 chromosome 9, whole genome shotgun sequence:
ATGCCGGGCGTGGCGTACAAGAGGCTAGAAGGAGAAATTTTTTGTCACAACTACTATCTACACAATCTATGCGATGAAAATCGTTTCCCAAACTGGCCAATTGCCGAACCCGTCGAAGTCTTCCGTGCGTGTCTTGAGAGATTCAAAAAACAAGTGGGTCGGGACGAATCGGCGGAAGAGGTCGCTCTTGAAGATGCACGAATCGCTCTGGAATTAGGGGAAGGAGATGGAAGTAAGGAGCTTCGCAAAGCGTACCGCACGCTGGCGAGAAAATATCACCCCGACAAGGTACGTTCGCTACGACGGAGTTGGTTACTgtcattgttgttttgcttgTCAACTCAATTTGCTGtcattgttgtttttgtttgtttaCTCAATTCTTGTCATCTGTCTAGAATCCTGGTGGGCGTGAAACCTTCGAGAACATTCAAATGTCGTACGAACTTCTACTTCCAATAGTAGAAAGAGGCGGAAAAATCAGATCGTTTGCTGAAAGCACCGCGGACAACACACGGACCAGCGACTGGACGGAAGGTTTCTCTGGGGGGAAGGGGCAAATGGAAACAATGGAGCTGCTTATAAAAACTCAGTTGCTCCTCTGTCGTCGTTTTACAAAGCAAATGAGCAGATACAAGTATCCAGCATACGGAATTCTCCTGAGCTGCGTGCAGCTACCTGATTCCTGTCAACAAGCACTGAGCAAGGATAAATCAAAGCTCGCCAGTACTTGCCTTCTCCTGCCGGAAAGAGCTGAATTTGTTGGAACCGCACTTAAGCTTCTGTTCTCTACTTGCTTAGTCTCTCCTCTCAACTCTGAAGAGCTTGTTTCAGAATCAGGTATCCCTGTTCTATGCAATCTTCTCTTTTACTTTTCGGATGCACTCGCAATGCTACAAATAAAGCCCGTCCTAGGAGCCGCCTCCGCCAGAACTGTTTCAGAGATTTTGGGTGTAATCGTCCATACAGTTGCTGGGATTGCTTACTTTGAATCTGGGCGTAAATCCATTGGGGGTTTTGCCGACTTAACAAAGTTTTGCGTCTACTGGCGACGTTGCATAGATGGTACGGTATGTCCTGATCTTGACGGGAAAGACATTCTTGTGAAAAGCTACGCTCTCGAAGGCATTGCAAGCATGGCTAAGGACCCTGCACTCCAAGAGATATTGATTGGAGCTGGTATTGTATGGCCGATGCTTCGGATGTCACTTTCCTACGATCCGACGCTAGACCACGATACACCACATCTAGATCATGAGGATCTTGGTGTTTCTGTATCGGCTACAAATGTTCTTGCGAAGCTGGCAGTCCGCGGACTAGGTATGCTTTCAGGCATTCATCAGGATGCTCCAGCGAACGAGCTTTTGACAGCATCGCTGGGAAAACTTTTGACCCCTCCAGTTTCCCAAATGCTTCGAAATAACCGAACGGGACAAATATTGGGAGTACTGAATAGCAATGTCGAGAGAGCCAACATTATTTGGAATGTTAGCATGCGACGACAGCTTTTGCTGACCCTGGACAGAATCGAAAAGGAGAGACCGTCCGACGCTAATCCTTCCGTTAAGGAAGAGTTAGACGTGATTGGAGGTTTTGAATTTGAAGCGCTTCGGCAAGAGCTTTGCGTTGGGGGAATCTATGTCAGGCTGTTCAACAAAGATGGAAAAGAAGCATTTAGCTGCGTGTCGAATCCCACTGAGTTTGGTCAAGAGCTGCTCGAGCTTGCTGCGACAATCTTCAACAATAGAATGATCGAAAAGTTATGGAAACCACTTCCTTCTAGCAAGGTTCCTGTTGGCGCACCTTTCGCTTCTGCGACAGAAATTACCATTTCAAGCAACGATTTTCAAGCGGTGATGACAGCTATAAGTCTTCTTGTACGTTACGATGGGCTCCTCGACGACTTCGTTTGCACCTCCACAATAGGGCCACAAATCTTATTCAGCTTTCTGGAACTACCGGCCAAACTAGAGGTATGTTGCAGGTTAATGAACTTCCGCGCGCTTGCTGGTAGCTCAACGCGCCAATTCTTTTTCTCTTGTTCCTTTCCTTTAAGGTCTTTAACTTAGGATGCGAGATTCTTTCTTTTATGAGTTCAAAGCAGCAATTTGCGGATGCTGTGTCTCGAGAAAAATGCCTTTGGCGTCTTTTTCGCGTTTTGGAGAGGCCTCAGAACAACGAGCATCAGGACAAGGTGGAAGCTGGGTCCGAGGAGGACGAACCGAGGAAGAGGCATGGGTGGTTGGTGTTGGAAGCACTGTCGTCCTCCCCATCCATTGCGATGCAACTCTTTCATACATCGGGATGGATTGAGCTGCTTGGAGTACTCGTTGGCTACTCAAAATTTACAAGAATATGGAGTGCACGAGTTGGGGCTGCGAAAACATTGTCTCGTCTTTTGTGGGATCCTGCGACCGGTCCGCTGGCTGGTAAGTAGTCTACTCATCCCTGCGACTGGCTAGTGTCTTTTTGCTGACGGGCTCTCTCCTTTCTGTGCAAGGCCCGCTACTTGGGCAGTTTTTACCGGCGACTCTGATCACACGCCTGAGGGAAGACCCCGAAGATATGGTAAAGAGCTTTGATGGCGACTTCGATTCGCCTGAGCTTATATGGGACCAATCAATGAGGTCTGAATTTCGCAACGAACTCGATAAACACTTGGATAAATGTTTATCTGACCGAGAAAGGATAGGACCTGATCACCAGTTTTCCCTTCCGCCCGAGGCTCGAGTACGATATAAAAAGCTTGACGACGAACTGTACATTGGCGGGGTATACGTGTCACGCTTCCTGAAAGAACCGACATATAATTTACGAGATCCGACAACCTTTCTGGAATTACTCCTCCAACGATGGAAAAATGAACTCGAGAGATACTGTATGGACCCCCAACGGCAATCCATGGAAGTAGATTCAACGATGTTGACCCAGGCTTGCCAAGACACTTTGCAGCTTGTGACAACCGCAAGCGTCTTTTTGTGCAAAGTTCGAGAGTCTCTTTGCGAGAAACTTTCTCAATGGGGTTACATGCCTAGATCGATGTATTTCATGCAACAATCACTGGTCAATGAACTTCTAGGGACACCCTTGCTTTCTGTTGTACGGATACTACACGTTGCAGCTAATCATATTGCAAACGTGGAATCGATTGCTCTGAGTGGCGGAGTGGACGGTAAGCAAGGGATCGTTGACCTATCTATCCAGGCTATAGGGAAATCTGAACTACACCCCGACTGCGCTTTCATGGTCGAAATGTTGAAGAAGGTATATGTAGGGGCCCTTGGCGATATCAAGGCAACTCGAAAGCAGGCTGCCAGAAGCACTGAGAACATACCTTCGGTGAACACCCTGTCACAGAATCAACTCGCTGCTATGGCCCCTTCCCCGGCACCCGGGGAGGGACCAGTGCGGAAAAAAGTCAATGTTGGCGACGATCCATTGGGAATGTTTGTACCGGCTACGAACCCTGCGATGAGTCTCGGTCAAGGGCATCCGCAAAGAGACTCTTCGGCAGCCCTGTTCGAGCACTCACAGTTGCCTCACCAACAGTCCGGGTATCTTCAAACGCGGGAGTCTTTCCAGCGTGAGCAGAGCATGGTCTATCCACCATCACAGCCAAGTGTCGTTGCCTATTCACAGCAGTCTGTCCCGCAGATGTCAGGGGCGTACGACCAATTACGCTCTGACTACTCCTATTCCCATCAACACACAGGGCATTCTGGGATGTATAGTCAGCGAATTAACAATCCGCAAAACACCCACGAACAAGACCAGGGACAAAGTTCAGGCCCATACACCAGAAACGATCAGCAGCTCTCGTCTGGCCACACTTTCCAGCAGCCTTCGTATCAGCAGCGATCCGTTGAGACTGAAAGACAGAATCAACCACAGCATCAACACGCCGTATTTGTGTCGAACCAGGCATATACCAAAACGGCTGCCAGCCAATTAACCAATCCAAACAGCCTTCGAGGCATACCTCCTCGGCAAGGAACTGGAGACCGGGACTTGTTCACACATCAGCACAGTCATCAACACATGACGGAGGGCTCGAACACTCAGCGTGCAGATCACAATTTGCACCTACCGCAAATACCGACAAACCAAAGTGCTCATTCCTATCAACTCCCGACCAACCAGGGGCACCCCCATGCTCAACCACAAGGAGCTCCGAACCAACCGTCAGCATCAGTTCCACTTTACCGTTTACCGCAAGTTCATTTTCAGAACCAAGGTTACGTTGCAACGCAGAACCAAACTCCGGTACAATCTGGAGTTCAGCAATATAGCCAAGGTCAGGCTCGGTCGTTTTTGGACCTGACCCAGCCCCAGACTCAAAGAAATCATCCCAAAACCTTACAGGCCACTTCGACATTGCCTATTCCCGCCACACAATCACCTTTCCATCCTTCGTTTCAAGGACCTCGTATGGTCGAAACGGTGGAAGGTATGCAGCCGCCCGCGCCGAGCACCGAAGGTACCGAAATTGATGCACGATCCAAGCCGGACCCTAACGTCACTGCGGAACAACAGGCTGTCTCCACGGATGGCGCACCAGGTGCTGCCCAGGGACGTGTGGTGCTGCTGCAACAAGCCTTGTCGTTTgacctttgcgaatttctcGTGGACAAGGTGTTGGAGAACCCCACATTGCAGAACGTCAAGGATCCATCCGGTGCGAAGGTTCATTCCATTGAACTACTGAAACTGTTAACGAAAGATCCGGGCTATGGAGCTAAATTTAAGCTCGTCTTAGAAAGATTGCCGGCGTGGAAGAAATACAAGTCTCAAGATCATTCCTTGTTGATAACCGGACATGAACAAAAGACGGACTACTTTTTGACCGATGGTGGTTCCGGCGAACCTAAAAAGATGCTGACCGAAAACTAATAGCATGTAGAAAGGTCAGAAGGCATTTGATCTAAAAGAAAGCTTATTTACTATCAATAACTTGAACATCTCTTCCTTGGTGGCAACAATGTAGCCTCATTTTGTTTCGCTAGCGTGGTAGCGTACAGGTTAATCCACTCTTTTCACTAGGCCATTTTGAACGTACCGAGACAGCCGAAGACTACTCTAGCATATCCAGGGTTGCAGGGTTACCAGCACGACCGGGAAGTTTTTGACTGCGAGCCCCAATGATTGCGTATTTCCTCTCGCGTAACTGGCCGAGAAATAGAGTTTTTCATTTCGACTCTCGGCAATTACCCAGATGGAAAGAAGAACCATTGATGCACGCACCAtgagcaacgacgacggaagaGAACTCCGACGTGCAGACACACCTGTGCATCGTAATGGATCCCGCCAaccgccaacgccgtcgcTTCCAAATCGACGCAAGTATTCGCACCCGTCGTGGCCGGGCCAAGAACCTCGGACACCAGGAGCAGTCCGAAGGAATTGGCGACACTTTCTGTACATGGAGTCGCTTTCCGTATTAGTGTGGGCTTTGACGGTGCCACTATTTCGAATAGCCTTAGTGTGCATCCAGCAATTTTCGTTAAACGCTACGATCGTACAAATCGGGACTGTGGACGTTGGGGACATTCTTGGTCCGCTCTGCCGGTGGTCTGTGTTGTACCTCTTACCAGCTAAAAAAGGGTTCGACCAAGCAGCAGGATTTGCCTATGGTCAAATTTGGTGGTGTCTTTGGATAGCGAGAACGTTTGGTAGCTTCCCTAGTTTGACTTGTCGAATCGCGGAATGGAAACTGGGTCGACGGTCCAAGGGCGAAGTTTTTGTCGCCATATTCCTGCACGTGGCGCTGAGCGCCATTGTTTGGTATGCTTTATCGACTGCATCCCTGCTACGGCAAGGTTTCGGACCCCTTACATACAGCGACACCGATCTGGTGTCTGTTTGGTTTTACGAAGTATTGGTCAACGCTCTTTTTGCTGTGGGAGTCCACGTCGTGCCGGTCCTTCTCGAGCTCAATCAGCTGCCCACCTGGTGGACTGGAATCTGTCTGTATCCCCTCTACAGTGTATCGGTGGATGATGCGGGTCGCGGGAGCTGCCTTTCACCTACGGTATTGCTCGTGCACGGCCTGCACTACGGCAGCAGTGTCGTCCGGGTCGCACCCCAGCTGCTGGGCGGTTGGCTGGGTGGGATGGTTCTGCAACGATACTTTCCCGACGAGCCGGCAACGTGCGTTCTACGCGAGTCAAACGAAAATTCGAATACGGCAAACTAAAATTGTTTCACAAGTACGTACAGCATTGCAGTACGGTGGGCGTCAACACCAAAAGGTCGCCACGGCTGGGTGTTCGCGCGGACGTTTCCACCCTCGTGTTCAGCGACGTCTTACTCTACGTTTTCGGGAGCATGCATGGCGTCAACACAGGCTCGCCATATTTGATCGCGGACTTGTTGTTGGGACACAAACTGGAGAAGGGCGGCTCGAAAGAGCGTGGGACTCTGGAACTGGGAAACCGTCGCGCCCGCACTAGTCAACACCGTCTGGACCGACCGAACCAGTAGAGTCTTGCGATGCGGTGAGAGTTGGAGGAGCTGTTGCACCGCGCCGTCGAAATCCCACGATACTGCCGAGTATGCCGCCGACCAAGCCCCCGACGGGACCGAGGAGCAATCCGCCCGAGACGGCACCACCCCCCGCCCACACGCCCTGCTTGAGAGAATTGCGTGCCGTTTCCCGCATGTCGTGATTGTCTGCGAGGAATCCCATGAGTTCATCGTGCTGGTAGTCGATGGGGTCGGGAATGTCGTCACCCGCTGGATAATCGTCCATGATGGCGCTGCGCGTACGCAAAGTTCAGATGTGAGTCTAGCAAAACCAAAAGGAGATCAGAGTGTGAGAGTCCGCGCGTTGATAGTGAAGCGAACGATCGGGCAACACCGAGAGTGGACGCGGTAGTCCACGACTGACGTTGTATGGCCCGCGGAGATTCCGCAAGTCCCGAGACGTGGTGGGGGTGTAAGGTCGAGCCAGCAACGTAGCTGGTACAGTGATTGTTACCGTGAATGCTTCTATTCTATTCCCTCATTGCGTACCACAGTACGTACCACGGGTCTACTACACTTGACGATGAGTTCCAACGAGAGGAATTGTCAAACGTGACTGTAAAAATTAAAAGGGAAGGAAGGCGCAACGTGTGTCGCTCGTTCCACAATTTCGTGTCGTCCATGGTCCTTGCGGGGCGAATTCCGTTCCCTTCCACTCGCGTCCTTCGGCGGTACTCCAGAATATCATTTCAGTTCGTATTGGTGGACCCGTATCTTCCGACATGAAAAGGCTATTTAGAAATATGCTCGAGCGACCTCCATAGGCTCCAACGTCCACTCGCATTCTCTTTGTCGTTGTCACACTTTTACATCAAGATCTCCAGGATTCCCTGTAGGGTACATCGGTAGTTTAGGTTTCAGTTGCAATAGCTTATGGAATACACCTCCGCACCATCCACATTTACAACATCCACCACAACGACAGTCACCATGACGGTGACTCGACAATTGACCAAAACTGCGGCACGAGTCTTTGGTCAGCTCGAGGGCGGCGGTAATCCCGTCACGATCTTTACGTCGTCTGTATCGTTGCAACCCGCCACGCGGGTGGCCCTCGCGCAAAGCTGTGCCTGGGAAAGTGTCGTGGTGGATCGGACACGTCGGTCCATGGCCTTTTACCTCCCGACGGGAGAACCGGTCGACTTTTGTGCACACGCTGCCATGGGAGGAGTCACACAATTATTGGCCCCGTCCGCTGGTTCGGACGCATCCCAATCCGTGTCCTTTACCACGGACCACGCCGACGACACGACGCGTTATACGGCACACCTCCACGACCACAACATTGTAGCGCTGGACCTACGGACCGTGTACGAAGAGGCGCCCGTGCCTCATCCACCCACCGTGCGTCGGATTCTGCGCGAAGCCTTTGGACTGCGCGCCGGCGACTTGACGCAACCGCCGCCCCGACAATCGGCAGACGCGAAACCACCCTACCCCACACTCCGCAACGCCAGTGTCGCGCGTCCCAAAACCCTCGTATACGTCAATTCTTTGGAAACTCTGCACGCCGTCAAGGTACCACCCGTCACGAATCACCATTTCCGTGTCGCCTGCGACGCGATTGGTTCCACCGGTGTGTACCTGTACGCGTTCGACGCCGCGGACGACACCTGGGCCTGTCGGCAGTTCCCGCGGGCGTCCGGGTATCCCGAAGACCCCGCCACGGGCGTTGCCGCCGCGGCTCTCGCTGTGGCGCTGCACAAGGCCGGACACGTTCGGGATGCCTACAAGTGTACGCAAGGGACCGCCATGGGGCAAGGGTCCGTCCTACTCGTGGAAGATATCCAACGCCGCAACGCCGACAACCACGTGTCGCTACGGATCCTGGGACGAGTGGAAACCGACGAATCCGAAGTTATGGAGATTGAGGAACCGGAGTAACAGACACCGCAGTCTATGTTGCCGCTATAGTCATTAACACTTGCACAAACACACCAATCTACACATGTTTAGGCACACGCACATACGCACGGGTACAGATACAGATAGACGAAATATACGCCTTTCCTCTACGAACCCTCGTTCCCGTACCGAAAGGTGCGGATCTAGCTATAACAGGTTCTCCACAATTGGTCGCGCGTTCGAAAAACCTTCCTTCTTGGGTACGACACTATCCAAATAGGATTCCGCAACGTGGTCCATATAGGTATTCGGATTTTCTCCGGCACAGCCCGCCAAGCCGTCCTTGGGTCCCAGTTGAATTCCATGCCAGGGTGCCGCCGTAAGTCGGGCGTAGACGGATTCACGTGCGTTGGGGGGCGGCAACCTGGAGGGCACCTGAGCGGCAAACCGCGTCGTTTGTTCCAAATGTTGCGCCAGTGCGGCGGCGAATCCCTGATCGTAGTACGCGTTGGAGCCGCGGGTCGAGCGCACCGCTACCATGGATTGTCCCGTCTTGTTGACGATCAAGGCGAGCCGCGCCTGCTCGCGGGCTTGCACCCGCTGCTGCTCCTGAGCGAGTTTTTGCTCTTGTGGAGTACTCGTGGGAGCGGACGACGCGAGATTCGTCGATTCTGTCGACGGGTCCGGTAGAGCCGTGTGCCCGGGAAAAGAGGAGGAAGCCCCGGAACCATGATCCGTAACGTCGTGGTCTGGTCGACTCGG
Proteins encoded in this window:
- a CDS encoding predicted protein, translated to MNSWDSSQTITTCGKRHAILSSRACGRGVVPSRADCSSVPSGAWSAAYSAVSWDFDGAVQQLLQLSPHRKTLLVRSVQTVLTSAGATVSQFQSPTLFRAALLQFVSQQQVRDQIWRACVDAMHAPENVE
- a CDS encoding predicted protein; amino-acid sequence: MTVTRQLTKTAARVFGQLEGGGNPVTIFTSSVSLQPATRVALAQSCAWESVVVDRTRRSMAFYLPTGEPVDFCAHAAMGGVTQLLAPSAGSDASQSVSFTTDHADDTTRYTAHLHDHNIVALDLRTVYEEAPVPHPPTVRRILREAFGLRAGDLTQPPPRQSADAKPPYPTLRNASVARPKTLVYVNSLETLHAVKVPPVTNHHFRVACDAIGSTGVYLYAFDAADDTWACRQFPRASGYPEDPATGVAAAALAVALHKAGHVRDAYKCTQGTAMGQGSVLLVEDIQRRNADNHVSLRILGRVETDESEVMEIEEPE
- a CDS encoding predicted protein — protein: MGNVCCGGNEETKASALDGPSRPDHDVTDHGSGASSSFPGHTALPDPSTESTNLASSAPTSTPQEQKLAQEQQRVQAREQARLALIVNKTGQSMVAVRSTRGSNAYYDQGFAAALAQHLEQTTRFAAQVPSRLPPPNARESVYARLTAAPWHGIQLGPKDGLAGCAGENPNTYMDHVAESYLDSVVPKKEGFSNARPIVENLL